One Psychrosphaera aestuarii DNA window includes the following coding sequences:
- a CDS encoding error-prone DNA polymerase: MNDKDISHKVDYAELVCFSNFSFLTGASTPEEHIEQAARLGYQALAITDECSVAGVVRAYSHIKQSHLDIRLIIGSYFNYQGKISLTLICPNRKAYAELCRVITNARRRCDKGKYELNAWDLKSVRECLIIWHASGEIETDTFNVAWLLGLNKSIKKRLYVGITRKLSQNEHRYISNCEKIASIYNLSIVACGQVLMHDMSRLPLQHVLSAIKSGTQVDKLGRDAISNAEQTLRPLFKLQKLYKKEYIEASVNIANQCSFDLGELRYEYPSELIPVNLTPTQYLNQIVKKGAQFRFPNGIPQNIQKLIDKELHLIQEMQYEHFFITIYDIVQFAKSQRILYQGRGSAANSVVCYCLEITAVDPSQINVLFERFISKERNEPPDIDVDFEHQRREEIFQYIYSKYGRNHAAIAATVVTYRTKSAIREVGKALGFEELQLDFFIKNINRRDRSESWSSQLSELGLTVDSKKGRLFVSLVEQIKGFPRHLSQHVGGFIISSGPLHELVPVENAAMDGRTVIQWDKDDLESLALLKVDVLALGMLTAIRKSFDYIKELYQKSLSINDITAGGDDKNVYQMIQNADTVGLFQIESRAQMSMLPRLKPKTYYDLVIQIAIVRPGPIQGGMVHPYLRRRNGEEQIEYPSKDVEEVLSRTLGVPIFQEQVIKLAMVAAGFSGGEADQLRRAMGKWKKDGELERFRAKLINGMADRGYTEEYANRIFQQICGFGEYGFPESHSASFALLAYVSAWLKYYHPSVFYCALLNSLPMGFYSPAQLLQDAQRHGVIVLPICINHSCWDHQLVLDNDKLLLRLGYRMVKGLSEASAKTIVCIRKDYAEGFKSLSQLTDTQITKRDLQLLASANALSIISGDRYNTRWKLMNQESDLPLFKANESDYNEIIESPSKVASMLEDYASTSLSLDAHPVQLLRKAGLLGRYTPASELPQCRNKSIVTVVGLVTARQSPGTAGGITFMTLEDDTGNTNVIVWAATAKAQKKSFLTSKLVKVKGILEREGKVIHVIAGKLVDLSNEMNDLQIISRDFH; this comes from the coding sequence ATGAACGATAAAGACATCAGCCATAAGGTAGATTATGCCGAGCTAGTTTGTTTCTCCAATTTTTCTTTTTTAACAGGAGCATCAACACCAGAAGAGCATATTGAGCAAGCTGCGAGGTTAGGATACCAAGCATTAGCAATTACCGATGAGTGCTCTGTTGCTGGGGTAGTTAGAGCTTATTCTCATATCAAGCAAAGCCATTTAGATATTAGGCTAATAATAGGAAGCTATTTTAACTATCAGGGGAAAATCTCACTTACGCTGATTTGCCCAAATCGTAAAGCCTATGCAGAATTATGCCGAGTGATTACCAATGCGAGGCGTCGATGTGATAAAGGGAAATACGAGCTTAATGCTTGGGATTTAAAATCTGTCCGTGAGTGTTTGATCATTTGGCATGCGAGCGGCGAAATAGAGACAGATACTTTTAATGTAGCCTGGTTACTTGGACTGAATAAATCGATAAAGAAGCGTCTGTATGTCGGTATTACAAGAAAACTATCACAAAATGAGCATCGCTACATTAGTAACTGCGAGAAGATAGCTTCAATCTATAATTTATCCATCGTGGCATGCGGGCAAGTATTAATGCATGACATGAGTCGTCTTCCTCTTCAGCATGTGTTATCGGCTATTAAAAGCGGAACACAAGTCGATAAGTTAGGTCGAGATGCAATTAGTAATGCAGAGCAAACCTTAAGACCACTGTTTAAATTACAAAAGTTATATAAGAAAGAGTATATAGAGGCGTCTGTAAATATCGCGAACCAATGTAGTTTTGATTTAGGTGAGTTGAGGTATGAGTATCCGTCTGAGTTAATACCGGTTAATTTAACTCCAACTCAATATTTAAATCAAATTGTAAAAAAAGGCGCGCAATTTCGTTTTCCAAATGGCATCCCTCAAAATATTCAAAAATTAATTGATAAAGAATTGCACCTAATTCAAGAGATGCAATATGAACATTTTTTTATAACTATATATGACATTGTTCAATTTGCGAAAAGTCAAAGAATTCTATACCAAGGTCGTGGCTCAGCTGCAAATTCAGTAGTTTGCTACTGTTTAGAGATTACAGCTGTTGATCCATCTCAGATTAATGTTCTATTTGAGCGGTTTATTTCCAAGGAGCGAAACGAGCCGCCGGATATTGATGTTGATTTTGAGCATCAACGCCGAGAAGAAATTTTTCAATACATATACTCAAAGTATGGCCGAAACCATGCGGCTATAGCCGCTACAGTTGTAACTTACAGAACAAAAAGTGCGATTAGAGAGGTGGGTAAAGCACTGGGTTTTGAAGAGTTGCAACTCGACTTTTTTATTAAGAATATCAACCGACGTGATCGATCTGAATCATGGTCTTCGCAGTTATCTGAGTTAGGCTTGACGGTTGATTCTAAAAAAGGACGACTATTTGTTTCATTAGTTGAACAAATCAAAGGCTTTCCTAGGCACTTATCTCAGCATGTTGGTGGCTTCATCATCTCATCAGGTCCATTGCATGAGCTAGTTCCAGTTGAAAATGCTGCGATGGACGGTCGAACAGTTATTCAATGGGACAAGGATGACTTAGAGAGTTTAGCCTTGCTTAAAGTCGATGTATTAGCTCTTGGAATGTTAACCGCGATTAGAAAGTCATTTGATTATATAAAAGAGTTGTACCAAAAAAGTCTTAGTATTAATGATATTACAGCTGGTGGGGATGATAAAAATGTCTATCAGATGATTCAAAATGCTGACACCGTTGGCCTTTTTCAAATTGAGTCAAGAGCGCAGATGAGCATGCTACCTAGACTTAAGCCTAAAACTTATTATGACTTAGTAATTCAAATCGCCATTGTTCGCCCAGGTCCAATTCAAGGTGGAATGGTGCATCCCTATTTACGTCGTCGTAATGGCGAGGAACAGATTGAGTATCCATCAAAAGACGTTGAGGAGGTATTATCTAGAACATTAGGTGTGCCTATTTTCCAAGAACAAGTCATCAAACTTGCCATGGTAGCCGCTGGGTTTTCCGGAGGAGAAGCCGACCAATTACGCCGAGCAATGGGGAAGTGGAAAAAAGACGGCGAGTTAGAAAGGTTTAGGGCCAAGCTTATAAATGGTATGGCAGACAGAGGTTACACCGAAGAATATGCGAATAGAATATTTCAGCAAATCTGTGGTTTCGGGGAATATGGATTTCCAGAATCACATTCCGCAAGTTTCGCTTTGTTAGCCTACGTTTCTGCTTGGTTAAAATATTACCATCCGAGTGTTTTTTATTGTGCGTTACTAAATAGTTTACCAATGGGTTTTTATAGTCCTGCGCAGCTATTACAAGATGCACAAAGGCATGGTGTAATTGTATTACCAATTTGTATTAACCACTCATGCTGGGATCATCAATTGGTACTGGATAATGATAAGCTCTTATTAAGACTTGGGTATCGAATGGTTAAAGGCTTATCTGAGGCCTCGGCAAAGACAATTGTATGCATTCGAAAAGACTATGCAGAAGGGTTTAAATCTCTTTCGCAACTTACAGATACGCAAATCACTAAGAGAGATTTACAGTTATTAGCAAGCGCCAATGCATTAAGTATTATTAGTGGCGATCGCTATAACACTAGGTGGAAACTGATGAATCAAGAAAGTGACTTACCACTATTTAAAGCTAACGAGAGTGATTACAATGAAATCATTGAAAGCCCGAGTAAAGTGGCATCAATGCTAGAGGATTACGCCTCAACTAGTTTGAGTCTTGATGCTCATCCAGTGCAACTCCTACGGAAAGCAGGGTTATTAGGTCGGTATACCCCTGCAAGCGAATTACCTCAATGTCGAAATAAATCCATCGTTACAGTTGTTGGTTTAGTTACCGCAAGGCAGAGTCCAGGAACAGCGGGCGGCATAACATTTATGACACTAGAAGACGATACCGGAAATACCAATGTTATTGTTTGGGCCGCAACTGCAAAAGCGCAGAAAAAATCATTTTTAACGTCTAAACTGGTAAAAGTAAAAGGCATACTGGAGCGTGAAGGAAAGGTCATTCATGTGATAGCAGGTAAGCTTGTCGACCTATCAAATGAGATGAATGATTTACAGATTATTAGTAGGGACTTTCATTAA